The following proteins are encoded in a genomic region of Maylandia zebra isolate NMK-2024a linkage group LG1, Mzebra_GT3a, whole genome shotgun sequence:
- the kcna4 gene encoding potassium voltage-gated channel subfamily A member 1, producing the protein MEFAMVGADGGCNSHLPYGYAQARARERERERERQAAHTRAAAAAAAAEGGTCTEGGGGGGSCGGVGGSTSNTSSSAHLLNNRQHQSRAASSANANISSGGTASRPSPSSFTSTTTTSTSSSQQNQQEPEQQQRFVRERKKQRGVGRWRRNRGTLGGDLRHSELALLGSEEDIMIEEEEAEGAEEEEEEGEGGGGDRGSKRSSFLCNMDDEEETVSITDRRPQSGYENVYSECGCCERVVINVSGLKFETQLKTLTQFPDTLLGDPDKRIRYFDPLRNEYFFDRNRPSFDAILYYYQSGGRLKRPVNVPFDIFSEEVKFYELGEEAILKFREDEGFVKEEEKPLPEDEFKRQIWLLFEYPESSSPARGIAVVSVLVIVISIVIFCLETLPEFRDDKEYLQPRNNSSQADHGFTPFNDPFFVVETVCIIWFSFEIIVRFFASPSKTLFFKNIMNSIDIVSILPYFITLGTDLAQHQGNGQHAMSFAILRIIRLVRVFRIFKLSRHSKGLQILGHTLRASMRELALLIFFLVIGVILFSSAVYFAEADEPTSQFTSIPDAFWWAVVTMTTVGYGDMKPITVGGKIVGSLCAIAGVLTIALPVPVIVSNFNYFYHRETDNEDQSPVVESMPPGCPYFPDFLRKFKGSPSGSSLGDKAEYMEMEEGVTESLCGLDKSPSKGNGTDISRKNSTNSKSIQTDV; encoded by the coding sequence ATGGAGTTTGCCATGGTGGGCGCGGACGGTGGGTGCAACAGCCACCTGCCTTACGGATATGCCCAGGCTCGCGCGCGGGAGAGGGAGCGCGAGAGGGAGCGCCAGGCTGCCCACACCAGAGCGGCGGCCGCAGCGGCTGCTGCCGAAGGTGGAACGTGCACggagggaggtggaggaggaggtagCTGCGGTGGCGTCGGAGGGTCCACCTCCAACACCTCCTCGAGCGCTCATCTCCTTAACAACCGCCAGCATCAGTCTCGCGCCGCCTCCTCCGCGAACGCCAACATCAGCAGCGGCGGTACCGCCTCGcgcccctccccctcctccttcacctccaccaccaccacctccacctcctcctcgcAGCAGAACCAGCAGGAGCccgagcagcagcagagatttGTCCGAGAGCGGAAAAAGCAGCGCGGCGTCGGACGCTGGAGACGGAACCGGGGCACTCTCGGTGGGGACCTGCGCCACTCCGAGCTGGCTCTGCTCGGATCCGAGGAGGACATCatgatagaggaggaagaggccGAAGGagccgaggaagaggaggaggagggggaggggggcggGGGCGACCGGGGGAGCAAAAGGTCGAGTTTTTTGTGCAACATGGATGATGAGGAGGAGACCGTGTCGATCACCGACAGGCGGCCCCAGTCCGGATACGAAAACGTTTACAGCGAGTGCGGCTGCTGCGAGAGAGTTGTCATCAACGTGTCGGGTCTGAAGTTTGAAACTCAGCTCAAGACGCTCACTCAGTTCCCGGACACGCTCCTGGGAGATCCGGACAAGAGGATCAGGTACTTCGACCCGCTGAGGAACGAATACTTCTTCGACCGGAACCGACCGAGTTTTGACGCCATTCTTTACTACTACCAGTCAGGCGGGCGCTTAAAAAGACCAGTCAACGTCCCATTTGACATATTTTCCGAGGAGGTCAAGTTTTATGAACTCGGGGAGGAGGCGATACTAAAGTTTCGGGAGGATGAGGGCTTCGtcaaagaggaggagaaacctCTGCCGGAGGATGAGTTCAAGCGCCAGATTTGGCTGCTCTTTGAGTATCCGGAGAGCTCGAGCCCTGCCAGGGGGATCGCGGTCGTGTCCGTCCTTGTTATTGTCATTTCTATTGTGATTTTCTGCCTGGAGACGCTGCCGGAGTTCAGGGATGACAAAGAGTATCTACAGCCACGAAACAACTCCTCTCAAGCCGATCACGGATTTACTCCTTTTAACGACCCTTTTTTCGTCGTGGAAACGGTCTGCATCATCTGGTTCTCGTTTGAGATTATAGTTCGCTTCTTTGCCAGTCCGAGCAAAACTCTCTTCTTTAAAAACATTATGAACTCCATAGACATTGTTTCCATTTTGCCTTATTTCATTACTCTCGGCACGGACCTGGCGCAGCATCAGGGCAACGGACAGCACGCGATGAGTTTCGCCATCCTGAGAATAATCCGCCTTGTCAGGGTGTTTCGCATCTTCAAGCTGTCCAGGCACTCTAAGGGGCTGCAGATCCTGGGTCACACCCTGCGTGCCAGCATGAGGGAGCTGGCCCTCCTCATTTTCTTCCTGGTCATAGGTGTCATCCTGTTCTCCAGCGCGGTGTACTTCGCCGAGGCGGACGAACCCACCTCGCAGTTTACGAGCATCCCGGACGCGTTTTGGTGGGCTGTAGTGACCATGACCACAGTGGGTTACGGAGACATGAAGCCCATCACTGTGGGTGGGAAGATAGTGGGCTCCCTCTGCGCGATCGCGGGCGTGTTAACCATTGCGCTCCCGGTCCCGGTCATAGTGTCCAACTTCAACTACTTTTATCACAGGGAGACCGATAACGAGGACCAGTCGCCGGTGGTGGAGAGCATGCCCCCGGGCTGCCCGTACTTCCCTGACTTTCTAAGAAAATTCAAAGGCTCGCCCTCTGGCTCCTCGCTCGGTGACAAAGCGGAGTATATGGAAATGGAGGAGGGGGTGACGGAGTCGCTTTGCGGGCTGGACAAGAGCCCCAGTAAAGGAAACGGCACAGACATAAGCAGAAAAAACAGTACTAACTCAAAATCCATTCAGACTGACGTGTGA
- the LOC101487096 gene encoding gonadotropin subunit beta-1-like → MQLVVMAAVLALAGAEQDCSSGCRPKNISLPVDTCGTTEFVDTTICEGQCFQKDPNYVHTDDGPKQKTCNGEWSYEVKYTEQCPRGFIYPVARKCECTACNANTDCGTLSGYIPSC, encoded by the exons ATGCAGCTGGTTGTCATGGCAGCAGTGCTGGCGCTGGCGGGGGCGGAGCAAGACTGCAGCTCCGGCTGTCGCCCAAAGAACATCAGCCTCCCTGTGGACACCTGCGGCACCACCGAGTTCGTCGACACCACCATTTGTGAAGGACAGTGTTTCCAAAAG GATCCCAACTATGTTCATACTGACGACGGGCCCAAACAGAAAACCTGCAACGGAGAGTGGTCCTACGAGGTGAAATACACAGAGCAATGTCCACGGGGTTTCATCTACCCTGTGGCCAGGAAGTGTGAGTGCACTGCATGCAATGCAAACACAGACTGCGGGACCTTGTCTGGATACATACCCAGCTGTTAG